One Nocardioidaceae bacterium SCSIO 66511 genomic window carries:
- the rplV gene encoding 50S ribosomal protein L22, giving the protein MSTMERGRVSARRDSLLGDAEGAFAVARFVRVTPMKARRVVDLVRGLPVDEALSVLRFAPQAAAENVRKLLESAIANAEGGEGLDASTLVVSKAFVDEGPTLKRWRPRAQGRAYRIRKRTSHLTIVVQPEDAVAENTAGSKGRNR; this is encoded by the coding sequence ATGAGCACGATGGAGCGCGGACGCGTGAGCGCTCGGCGAGACTCGCTTCTGGGAGACGCAGAAGGTGCATTCGCCGTCGCGCGGTTCGTCCGGGTCACCCCGATGAAGGCACGCCGGGTCGTCGACCTCGTACGCGGGCTTCCCGTTGACGAGGCGCTCAGCGTGCTGCGGTTCGCGCCGCAGGCCGCTGCCGAGAACGTCCGCAAGCTGCTGGAGAGCGCGATCGCCAACGCCGAGGGCGGCGAGGGTCTCGATGCATCGACGCTGGTCGTCAGCAAGGCGTTCGTGGACGAGGGCCCGACGCTGAAGCGTTGGCGTCCCCGCGCACAGGGTCGGGCGTACCGCATCCGCAAGCGCACGAGCCACCTGACGATCGTCGTCCAGCCTGAGGACGCCGTCGCCGAAAACACTGCCGGAAGCAAGGGAAGGAACCGCTAG
- a CDS encoding endonuclease domain-containing protein: MPGARAIPTELKSGIVTEWDAKAYGLSTKVLRRAGFRQLHRSIYIWPEVEVTPQLQYDAAQLTMAWTALASHQTAAQLHGLPVPDPSVPHFWFPERDKGIDTSGLRAHWFKTGEVPRYRMIDGRRVTSIGKTFIDLATELCLFDLVAFADAAIKRPEVTIDELRELSLERGRRHIRKARQAVDLVRPRVDSPPETHLRLLLHFAGLPEPKTGTAGLDAEGEWIATPDLSFPEVRLAIEYDGEHHLRQRKQWTRDVDRNAEYVENGWTVVVVIADHLYRRPQLILDRIHGHLRRLGHPSTPRVLAGEWERYLNEVRLQ, translated from the coding sequence ATGCCTGGAGCCCGTGCAATCCCGACCGAACTCAAGAGTGGAATCGTCACCGAATGGGACGCCAAAGCCTATGGACTGAGTACGAAGGTCTTGCGCCGGGCCGGATTCAGGCAGCTACATCGCAGCATCTACATCTGGCCCGAGGTCGAAGTCACGCCACAGCTGCAATACGACGCAGCCCAACTCACGATGGCGTGGACGGCGTTGGCATCGCATCAAACTGCGGCACAGCTGCACGGTCTGCCCGTACCCGATCCGAGTGTGCCGCACTTCTGGTTTCCCGAACGAGACAAGGGCATTGATACCTCCGGCCTACGGGCGCACTGGTTCAAGACCGGCGAGGTGCCGAGGTACCGGATGATCGACGGTCGCCGCGTCACCTCCATCGGCAAGACCTTCATCGACCTGGCGACGGAACTCTGCTTGTTCGATCTCGTTGCGTTCGCCGATGCGGCGATCAAACGGCCCGAGGTGACGATTGACGAGTTGCGTGAACTCTCCCTCGAACGTGGCCGTCGCCACATCCGTAAAGCGCGCCAGGCCGTAGACCTGGTTCGGCCTAGAGTCGACTCTCCGCCGGAAACACACCTTCGACTACTCCTTCACTTCGCAGGGCTTCCTGAGCCGAAGACCGGCACTGCGGGACTCGACGCGGAGGGGGAGTGGATAGCGACTCCGGACCTGAGCTTTCCGGAGGTCCGGCTGGCGATCGAGTACGACGGTGAGCACCATCTGCGGCAGAGGAAGCAGTGGACTCGCGACGTCGACCGAAACGCCGAGTACGTCGAGAACGGATGGACGGTCGTCGTCGTGATCGCCGACCATCTGTACCGACGGCCGCAGCTGATCCTCGATCGGATTCACGGCCATCTGCGTCGGCTGGGACATCCGAGTACGCCGCGCGTACTCGCCGGCGAGTGGGAGCGGTACCTGAACGAGGTGCGCCTGCAATAA
- the rplE gene encoding 50S ribosomal protein L5, producing MSTTTETAPTPRLRTRYREEIIPALREEFGYENIMQVPGLTKIVVNMGVGEAARDSKLIDGAVNDLSLIAGQKPAITKARKSIAQFKLREGMPIGAHVTLRGARMWEFLDRLLSVALPRIRDFRGLSPKQFDGRGNYTFGMTEQVMFYEIDQDKIDRSRGMDITIVTTATNNDEGRALLKQLGFPFKEN from the coding sequence ATGAGCACCACCACCGAGACGGCTCCGACGCCGCGACTGCGTACGCGCTACCGCGAGGAGATCATCCCCGCCCTGCGCGAGGAGTTCGGCTACGAGAACATCATGCAGGTCCCGGGCCTCACCAAGATCGTCGTCAACATGGGCGTCGGCGAGGCGGCCCGTGACTCGAAGCTGATCGACGGTGCGGTCAACGACCTGTCGCTGATCGCGGGCCAGAAGCCGGCGATCACGAAGGCACGTAAGTCGATCGCGCAGTTCAAGCTGCGCGAAGGAATGCCGATCGGCGCGCACGTGACGCTACGCGGCGCGCGCATGTGGGAGTTCCTGGACCGGCTGCTGAGTGTTGCGCTGCCGCGCATCCGCGACTTCCGTGGTCTGTCGCCGAAGCAGTTCGACGGTCGCGGCAACTACACGTTCGGGATGACCGAGCAGGTCATGTTCTACGAGATCGACCAGGACAAGATCGACCGCAGCCGCGGTATGGACATCACGATCGTGACGACCGCGACCAACAACGACGAGGGCCGGGCGCTGCTGAAGCAGCTCGGTTTCCCCTTCAAGGAGAACTGA
- the rpsQ gene encoding 30S ribosomal protein S17 gives MTEQQIEKDTVAEAEGRNARKVREGLVVSDKMDKTVVVDVEDRVKHALYGKVMRRNSKLKAHDETNQCGAGDRVLIMETRPLSATKRWRVVEVLEKAK, from the coding sequence ATGACCGAGCAGCAGATTGAGAAGGACACCGTGGCAGAAGCAGAGGGCCGTAACGCACGCAAGGTGCGCGAGGGACTCGTCGTCAGCGACAAGATGGACAAGACCGTCGTCGTCGATGTCGAGGATCGTGTGAAGCACGCGCTGTACGGCAAGGTCATGCGCCGCAACAGCAAGCTCAAGGCTCACGACGAGACCAACCAGTGTGGTGCCGGCGACCGCGTCCTGATCATGGAGACGCGTCCGCTGTCGGCAACCAAGCGCTGGCGCGTCGTCGAGGTCCTCGAGAAGGCGAAGTAG
- the rplX gene encoding 50S ribosomal protein L24 codes for MAKKQASLNIKKGDEVRVVAGKDKGVEGKVIAVIPERERVIVEGANRIKRHTKTQQQGGRAGNTGGIITQEAAIHVSNVMLLVEKDGEKVTSRVGSRREDVTKTRADGSTYDAQRSVRVAKRTGEEI; via the coding sequence ATGGCCAAGAAGCAAGCCAGCCTGAACATCAAGAAGGGCGACGAGGTACGCGTCGTCGCCGGCAAGGACAAGGGCGTCGAAGGCAAGGTCATCGCGGTCATCCCCGAGCGGGAGCGCGTGATCGTCGAGGGCGCCAACCGCATCAAGCGCCACACCAAGACCCAGCAGCAGGGCGGCCGCGCCGGTAACACCGGAGGGATCATCACCCAAGAGGCCGCGATCCACGTCTCGAACGTCATGCTGCTGGTCGAGAAGGACGGCGAGAAGGTCACGTCGCGTGTCGGTTCGCGCCGCGAGGACGTCACCAAGACCCGTGCGGACGGTTCGACCTACGACGCTCAGCGCAGCGTACGGGTCGCGAAGCGCACCGGCGAGGAGATCTGA
- the rpsC gene encoding 30S ribosomal protein S3: MGQKVNPHGFRLGVSTDHKSRWYADKLYSSYVGEDVKIRKLLTTGMDRAGISKVEIERTRDRVRVDIHTARPGIVIGRRGAEADRIRGELEKLTGKQVQLNILEVKNPETDAQLVAQGVAEQLSGRVQFRRAMRKALQTTMRSGAKGVRIQCSGRLGGAEMSRQEFYREGRVPLHTLRADVDYGFYEARTTFGRIGVKVWIYKGEVAGTRAEREAQAAARAAAPSGRGRPSRGRRPSRRGGDDRRDAAGAAQKSSAPAAEAAAPAAESAPTGQES; this comes from the coding sequence GTGGGACAGAAGGTCAACCCGCACGGGTTCCGACTCGGAGTCTCGACGGATCACAAGAGCCGTTGGTACGCCGACAAGCTCTACTCGAGCTACGTCGGTGAGGACGTCAAGATCCGCAAGCTGCTGACCACCGGCATGGACCGCGCCGGTATCAGCAAGGTCGAGATCGAGCGCACCCGTGACCGTGTACGCGTCGACATCCACACCGCCCGTCCCGGCATCGTCATCGGTCGCCGTGGCGCCGAGGCCGACCGCATCCGCGGTGAGCTGGAGAAGCTCACCGGTAAGCAGGTGCAGCTGAACATCCTCGAGGTCAAGAACCCCGAGACCGATGCGCAGCTGGTGGCGCAGGGCGTCGCCGAGCAGCTGTCGGGTCGTGTCCAGTTCCGCCGTGCGATGCGCAAGGCACTGCAGACGACGATGCGCAGCGGCGCGAAGGGCGTTCGCATTCAGTGCTCCGGCCGTCTCGGCGGTGCCGAGATGTCGCGCCAGGAGTTCTACCGCGAGGGCCGCGTGCCCCTGCACACGCTGCGCGCCGATGTCGACTACGGCTTCTACGAGGCGCGTACGACCTTCGGCCGGATCGGCGTGAAGGTCTGGATCTACAAGGGCGAGGTGGCTGGCACCCGCGCCGAGCGCGAGGCACAGGCCGCCGCGCGCGCCGCGGCACCGAGCGGTCGCGGTCGCCCGTCGCGCGGACGCCGTCCGAGCCGTCGTGGTGGCGATGACCGCCGCGACGCCGCGGGTGCCGCGCAGAAGAGCAGTGCGCCGGCCGCCGAGGCCGCAGCTCCGGCAGCCGAGAGCGCACCGACCGGACAGGAGAGCTGA
- the rpsS gene encoding 30S ribosomal protein S19 has protein sequence MPRSLKKGPFVDGHLIKKVDAQNDQGSKNVIKTWSRRSMIVPAMIGHTIAVHDGRKHVPVFVTEAMVGHKLGEFAPTRTFRGHEKDDRKARRR, from the coding sequence ATGCCACGCAGCCTCAAAAAGGGCCCGTTCGTCGACGGCCATCTGATCAAGAAGGTCGACGCACAGAACGACCAGGGCAGCAAGAACGTGATCAAGACGTGGTCGCGTCGCTCGATGATCGTGCCGGCAATGATCGGCCACACCATCGCAGTGCACGACGGCCGCAAACATGTCCCGGTCTTCGTGACCGAGGCGATGGTCGGGCACAAGCTCGGCGAGTTCGCCCCGACACGTACGTTCCGCGGGCACGAGAAGGACGACCGAAAGGCGCGTAGACGATGA
- the rpmC gene encoding 50S ribosomal protein L29 — MAASTQAAELRTLNADDLAEKLAEHKAELFNLRFQAATGQLESHGRLRTVRRDIARIYTVIRERELGIIEADEPTDESEGAA; from the coding sequence ATGGCAGCGTCCACCCAGGCCGCAGAGCTGCGTACGTTGAACGCGGATGACTTGGCCGAGAAGCTCGCCGAGCACAAGGCGGAGCTGTTCAACCTGCGCTTCCAGGCGGCGACCGGCCAGCTCGAGAGCCATGGTCGGCTGCGTACGGTGCGGCGCGATATCGCCCGCATCTACACGGTGATCCGCGAGCGTGAGCTCGGCATCATCGAGGCCGACGAGCCCACCGACGAGAGCGAGGGTGCGGCATGA
- a CDS encoding META domain-containing protein codes for MNTQLKDLYRQVGDAVEPAGDVTQVLARAHRRRVRTQVATPIAGAAVVAGAVGLGVTSPWSDAGSAGSGSEVEFAAALPEPASVAGNTYTLDQDASRGLPKGVDVEIDFHQGSYSASAGCNTFSGDYDMSDDVLVSSPMGATMGFCPGLGKADAWMESFLGSGPKVAVDGDRLTLDNGKSEVALSAKPVADKPLEGTNWKLDSIVDGDVVSSAPHGAKATLSYESDELTMSTGCAERTTGVDVSDGSMTVTGDEAASSGTNACADPKLDRAVREVLAGPIGYDIEGSQLRIQTDGGALIYTAN; via the coding sequence ATGAACACACAGCTGAAGGATCTCTACCGCCAGGTAGGCGACGCCGTCGAACCCGCGGGTGACGTGACACAGGTCCTCGCCCGGGCTCATCGGCGCCGCGTACGCACCCAGGTCGCGACTCCGATCGCGGGCGCCGCGGTCGTCGCCGGTGCGGTCGGCCTCGGTGTCACCTCGCCATGGTCCGACGCCGGCTCCGCGGGCTCGGGTTCCGAGGTGGAGTTCGCCGCCGCGCTGCCCGAGCCGGCATCGGTCGCCGGCAATACGTACACCCTCGACCAGGATGCCTCTCGCGGCCTGCCCAAGGGCGTCGACGTCGAGATCGACTTCCACCAGGGCTCGTACTCCGCATCCGCGGGTTGCAATACGTTCTCCGGCGACTACGACATGAGCGACGACGTGCTCGTCTCCTCGCCGATGGGCGCGACGATGGGCTTCTGCCCCGGCCTCGGTAAGGCCGATGCGTGGATGGAGTCCTTCCTCGGCTCCGGGCCGAAGGTGGCCGTCGACGGCGATCGGCTGACGCTCGACAACGGCAAGAGCGAAGTGGCGCTGTCCGCCAAGCCCGTCGCCGACAAGCCGCTGGAGGGTACGAACTGGAAGCTCGATTCGATCGTCGACGGCGACGTCGTCTCGAGCGCCCCGCACGGCGCCAAGGCGACGCTGTCCTATGAGTCCGATGAGCTCACCATGTCGACCGGCTGCGCCGAGCGTACGACCGGCGTCGACGTCTCCGATGGATCGATGACGGTCACCGGCGACGAGGCCGCGTCATCGGGGACGAACGCATGCGCCGATCCGAAACTCGACCGTGCCGTGCGGGAAGTACTCGCGGGTCCGATCGGTTACGACATCGAAGGCAGTCAGCTACGGATCCAGACCGACGGCGGTGCACTCATCTACACGGCCAACTGA
- the rpsJ gene encoding 30S ribosomal protein S10: MAGQKIRIRLKAYDHEVIDTSARKIVDTVTRTGASIAGPVPLPTEKNVFCVIRSPHKYKDSREHFEMRTHKRLIDIIDPTPKTVDSLMRLDLPAGVDIEIKL, translated from the coding sequence ATGGCGGGACAGAAGATCCGCATCAGGCTCAAGGCCTATGACCACGAGGTGATCGACACCTCGGCGCGGAAGATCGTGGACACCGTGACGCGGACCGGCGCGAGCATCGCCGGACCGGTGCCGTTGCCGACCGAGAAGAACGTGTTCTGCGTCATCCGCTCGCCGCACAAGTACAAGGACAGCCGCGAGCACTTCGAGATGCGTACGCACAAGCGACTCATCGACATCATCGACCCGACACCGAAGACGGTCGATTCGCTGATGCGTCTCGATCTGCCGGCCGGTGTCGACATCGAGATCAAGCTCTGA
- the rplN gene encoding 50S ribosomal protein L14, which produces MIQQESRLKVADNTGAKEILCIRVLGGSGRRYAGIGDTVVATVKDAIPGGNVKKGDVVKAVVVRTAKERRRPDGSYIRFDENAAVILKADGGEPRGTRIFGPVGRELRDKRFMRIISLAPEVL; this is translated from the coding sequence ATGATCCAGCAGGAGTCGCGGCTCAAGGTCGCCGACAACACCGGTGCCAAGGAGATCTTGTGCATCCGCGTGCTCGGTGGCTCCGGCCGCCGCTACGCCGGAATCGGCGACACCGTCGTTGCCACCGTCAAGGATGCGATTCCGGGCGGCAACGTGAAGAAGGGTGACGTCGTGAAGGCAGTCGTCGTGCGCACCGCCAAGGAGCGGCGTCGTCCCGACGGCTCGTACATCCGCTTCGACGAGAACGCGGCCGTCATCCTCAAGGCCGACGGCGGCGAACCCCGCGGTACGCGCATCTTCGGCCCGGTCGGCCGCGAGCTGCGCGATAAGCGCTTCATGAGAATCATCTCGCTGGCACCGGAGGTGCTCTGA
- the rplB gene encoding 50S ribosomal protein L2 has product MAIRKYKPTTPGRRGSSVADFAEITRTTPEKSLTRPLPKKGGRNNQGRITTRHQGGGHKRAYRVIDFRRYDKDGVPAKVAHIEYDPNRTARIALLHYADGEKRYIIAPAGLSQGATIEAGVKADIKPGNNLPLRNIPVGTVVHAIEMRPGGGAKLGRSAGAAVQLVAKEGNRAQLRLPSGEMRYVDVRCRASIGEVGNAEQSNIDLGKAGRNRWKGKRPSVRGVVMNPIDHPHGGGEGRTSGGRHPVSPWGKPEGRTRKRKASDKLIVRRRKTGKR; this is encoded by the coding sequence ATGGCTATTCGCAAGTACAAGCCGACAACTCCGGGCCGTCGCGGCTCGTCGGTTGCCGACTTCGCCGAGATCACCCGCACGACGCCCGAGAAGTCGCTGACCCGCCCGCTGCCGAAGAAGGGCGGCCGCAACAACCAGGGCCGCATCACCACGCGGCACCAGGGTGGCGGTCACAAGCGCGCATACCGCGTCATCGACTTCCGCCGCTACGACAAGGACGGCGTGCCGGCCAAGGTCGCTCACATCGAGTACGACCCGAACCGCACCGCTCGGATCGCCTTGCTGCACTACGCCGACGGCGAGAAGCGCTACATCATCGCGCCGGCCGGCCTCTCGCAGGGCGCGACCATCGAGGCGGGTGTCAAGGCCGACATCAAGCCGGGTAACAACCTGCCGCTGCGCAACATCCCGGTCGGTACGGTCGTGCACGCAATCGAGATGCGCCCGGGTGGCGGCGCCAAGCTCGGCCGGTCTGCAGGTGCGGCCGTCCAGCTGGTCGCCAAGGAAGGCAACCGCGCACAGCTGCGGCTGCCGTCGGGCGAGATGCGTTACGTCGACGTCCGCTGCCGCGCCAGCATCGGTGAGGTCGGCAACGCCGAGCAGTCCAACATCGACCTCGGCAAGGCCGGCCGCAACCGCTGGAAGGGCAAGCGCCCGAGCGTTCGCGGTGTCGTGATGAACCCGATCGACCACCCGCACGGTGGTGGCGAAGGACGTACGTCCGGTGGACGCCACCCGGTGTCGCCGTGGGGCAAGCCCGAAGGCCGTACGCGTAAGCGCAAGGCCAGCGACAAGTTGATCGTCCGCCGCCGCAAGACCGGCAAGCGCTGA
- the rplD gene encoding 50S ribosomal protein L4: MIVSIVKVDLPAEIFDVQVNVPLIHQVVVAQQAAARQGTAATKTRGQVRGGGAKPYRQKGTGRARQGSTRAPQFAGGGTVHGPTPRSYVQRTPKKMKAAALRGALSDRARNDRVHVVDGLVSGDTPSTKAALAAVREITEREHVLVVVQRDDEVTVKSLRNVATIHLLPSDQLNTYDVLRNDDVVFTKAAYDAFVERVTPAKEAAK; this comes from the coding sequence CTGATCGTGAGCATCGTCAAGGTCGATCTCCCCGCTGAGATCTTCGATGTCCAGGTCAACGTCCCGTTGATCCACCAGGTGGTCGTGGCCCAGCAGGCCGCGGCGCGCCAGGGCACGGCCGCCACCAAGACCCGCGGCCAGGTTCGCGGCGGTGGCGCCAAGCCGTACCGCCAGAAGGGCACCGGCCGCGCCCGCCAGGGTTCGACCCGGGCGCCGCAGTTCGCCGGCGGTGGCACCGTGCACGGCCCGACGCCTCGGTCGTACGTTCAGCGCACGCCGAAGAAGATGAAGGCCGCCGCACTCCGTGGCGCGCTCTCGGATCGCGCCCGCAACGACCGCGTGCACGTGGTCGACGGTCTCGTTTCCGGCGACACCCCGTCCACCAAGGCCGCGCTCGCCGCGGTTCGCGAGATCACCGAGCGCGAGCACGTGCTCGTCGTCGTCCAGCGTGACGACGAGGTGACCGTCAAGAGCCTGCGCAACGTGGCGACGATCCACCTGTTGCCGTCCGACCAGCTGAACACCTACGACGTCCTCCGCAACGACGACGTCGTGTTCACCAAGGCGGCCTACGACGCGTTCGTCGAGCGCGTCACACCCGCGAAGGAGGCTGCCAAGTGA
- the tuf gene encoding elongation factor Tu, which produces MAKAKFERTKPHMNIGTIGHIDHGKTTLTAAITQVLHKKYPELNEASAFDMIDKAPEEKQRGITISIAHVEYQTENRHYAHVDCPGHADYVKNMITGAAQMDGAILVVAATDGPMPQTREHVLLARQVGVPAMVVALNKCDMVDDEEILELVELEVRELLSEQEFDGDNVPVVKVAAYPALNGDEKWSEAILELMNAVDSYIPEPERETEKPFLMPVEDVFTITGRGTVVTGRIERGIIKVNETVDLVGIRDDKQTTTVTGIEMFRKLLDEGQAGENVGLLLRGTKREDVERGMVVIKPGSTTPHTDFEGQVYILAKDEGGRHTPFFNNYRPQFYFRTTDVTGVVTLPEGTEMVMPGDNTSMAVELIQPIAMEEGLRFAIREGGRTVGAGRVTKINK; this is translated from the coding sequence TGAACATCGGCACCATCGGTCACATCGACCACGGCAAGACCACTCTTACCGCGGCGATCACCCAGGTGCTTCACAAGAAGTACCCGGAACTCAACGAGGCTTCGGCCTTCGACATGATCGACAAGGCGCCGGAAGAGAAGCAGCGCGGCATCACGATCTCGATCGCCCACGTCGAGTACCAGACCGAGAACCGGCACTACGCGCACGTCGACTGCCCCGGGCACGCCGACTACGTGAAGAACATGATCACCGGTGCGGCGCAGATGGACGGTGCGATCCTCGTCGTCGCGGCGACCGACGGTCCGATGCCGCAGACGCGTGAGCACGTGCTGCTGGCTCGCCAGGTCGGCGTTCCGGCGATGGTCGTTGCGCTGAACAAGTGCGACATGGTCGACGATGAGGAGATCCTGGAGCTCGTCGAGCTCGAGGTCCGCGAGCTGCTCTCGGAGCAGGAGTTCGACGGTGACAACGTCCCCGTCGTGAAGGTCGCGGCGTACCCGGCGCTGAACGGCGACGAGAAGTGGTCGGAGGCCATCCTCGAGCTGATGAACGCCGTCGACTCCTACATCCCGGAGCCGGAGCGCGAGACCGAGAAGCCGTTCCTGATGCCGGTCGAGGATGTCTTCACGATCACCGGTCGCGGCACGGTCGTCACCGGTCGTATCGAGCGCGGCATCATCAAGGTCAACGAGACCGTCGACCTCGTCGGCATCCGTGACGACAAGCAGACCACGACCGTCACCGGTATCGAGATGTTCCGCAAGCTCCTCGACGAGGGCCAGGCGGGCGAGAACGTCGGTCTGCTCCTGCGCGGTACGAAGCGCGAGGACGTTGAGCGCGGCATGGTCGTGATCAAGCCGGGTTCGACCACTCCGCACACGGACTTCGAGGGCCAGGTCTACATCCTCGCCAAGGATGAGGGCGGGCGTCACACGCCGTTCTTCAACAACTACCGGCCGCAGTTCTACTTCCGTACGACCGACGTCACCGGTGTCGTCACGCTGCCCGAGGGCACGGAGATGGTCATGCCGGGCGACAACACGTCGATGGCAGTTGAGCTGATCCAGCCGATCGCCATGGAGGAGGGCCTGCGCTTCGCAATCCGCGAAGGCGGCCGTACCGTCGGCGCCGGCCGGGTCACCAAGATCAACAAGTGA
- the rplP gene encoding 50S ribosomal protein L16, which translates to MLIPKRVKHRKQHHPKRRGVAKGGTSLAFGDYGIQAVEGNYVTNRQIESARIAMTRHIKRGGKVWINIYPDRPLTKKPAETRMGSGKGSPEWWVANVKPGRVMFELSGVTDETAREALRRAIHKLPMKCKIVSREAGDN; encoded by the coding sequence ATGCTGATCCCCAAGCGGGTCAAGCACCGCAAGCAGCACCACCCGAAGCGGCGTGGTGTCGCCAAGGGCGGCACCTCGCTCGCATTCGGCGATTACGGCATCCAGGCCGTCGAGGGCAACTACGTGACGAACCGGCAGATCGAGTCGGCGCGTATTGCGATGACGCGGCACATCAAGCGTGGCGGCAAGGTGTGGATCAACATCTACCCCGACCGTCCGCTGACCAAGAAGCCGGCCGAGACCCGGATGGGTTCCGGTAAGGGCTCCCCGGAGTGGTGGGTCGCCAACGTGAAGCCCGGCCGCGTGATGTTCGAGCTGTCCGGTGTTACCGACGAGACCGCTCGTGAAGCGCTGCGCCGTGCGATCCACAAGCTCCCGATGAAGTGCAAGATCGTGAGCCGCGAGGCAGGTGACAACTGA
- the rplW gene encoding 50S ribosomal protein L23, with protein sequence MSTLHGDPRDVLLAPVVSEKSYGLLDENKYTFLVAPDANKTQIKIAVEKIFDVKVTGVNTLNRPGKRRRTRTGWGKRPDTKRAVVSVAEGQSIDIFSGPGA encoded by the coding sequence GTGAGCACGCTGCACGGAGACCCGCGCGACGTACTCCTCGCGCCGGTCGTCAGCGAGAAGAGCTATGGCCTGCTCGACGAGAACAAGTACACGTTCCTCGTCGCGCCGGATGCCAACAAGACGCAGATCAAGATCGCGGTCGAGAAGATCTTCGACGTGAAGGTCACCGGTGTGAACACGCTCAACCGTCCCGGCAAGCGCCGTCGTACGCGTACGGGTTGGGGCAAGCGTCCCGACACCAAGCGTGCGGTCGTGAGCGTGGCCGAGGGCCAGAGCATCGACATCTTCTCCGGACCGGGCGCCTGA
- the rplC gene encoding 50S ribosomal protein L3 → MSKQTSQRKDVRGLLGRKVGMTQTWDADNRVVPVTVIAADTNVVTQIRKAETDGYTAVQIGFGEIDGRKVTKPRAGHFEKAGVTPRRHVAEIRTAAIDGYEIGQQISPDIFAAGDVVDVTGTSKGKGYAGVMKRHGFAGVSASHGAHRNHRKPGSIGGCATPGRVFKGLRMAGRMGNDRVTVQSLAIHAVDTDKGLILIKGAVPGAKGSTVMIRSAAKKGA, encoded by the coding sequence ATGAGCAAGCAGACTAGCCAGAGGAAAGACGTACGCGGGCTGCTCGGCCGCAAGGTCGGCATGACGCAGACCTGGGACGCCGACAACCGCGTCGTGCCCGTCACCGTGATCGCGGCCGACACGAACGTCGTCACGCAGATCCGCAAGGCCGAGACCGACGGATACACCGCCGTTCAGATCGGCTTCGGCGAGATCGACGGTCGCAAGGTCACCAAGCCGCGTGCGGGTCACTTCGAGAAGGCCGGCGTGACGCCGCGCCGCCACGTTGCCGAGATCCGCACCGCCGCGATCGACGGATACGAGATCGGGCAGCAGATCAGCCCCGACATCTTCGCCGCCGGTGACGTCGTCGACGTCACGGGTACGAGCAAGGGCAAGGGCTACGCGGGCGTGATGAAGCGCCACGGCTTCGCCGGCGTCAGCGCATCCCACGGTGCACACCGCAACCACCGCAAGCCGGGTTCGATCGGCGGCTGCGCCACCCCCGGCCGGGTGTTCAAGGGCCTGCGGATGGCCGGACGCATGGGCAACGACCGCGTGACGGTCCAGAGCCTCGCGATCCACGCAGTCGACACCGACAAGGGCCTGATCCTGATCAAGGGCGCCGTACCCGGCGCCAAGGGCTCGACGGTCATGATCCGTTCAGCCGCCAAGAAGGGAGCCTGA
- a CDS encoding SigE family RNA polymerase sigma factor → MSDRYDGFREFFAARRSDLSRTAFFLTGDDNAAEDLLQEAMVKTAAKWHRIHPNGNPDAYVRQVMLNLVRSRWRRRQKITEYATDEVPEVHSAHDIESAVVAKSVLGRALQTLTARQRATLYFRYYEDLSEAETARLLGCSTGTVKSQSHAALAKLRETAPHLLTAESVEVAE, encoded by the coding sequence ATGTCAGATCGCTACGACGGGTTCCGCGAGTTCTTCGCGGCGCGCCGTTCCGATCTGTCGCGCACCGCCTTCTTCCTGACCGGTGACGACAACGCAGCCGAAGACCTACTTCAAGAGGCGATGGTGAAGACCGCGGCCAAATGGCATCGGATACACCCGAACGGGAATCCCGATGCGTACGTGCGTCAGGTCATGCTCAACCTCGTGCGCTCGCGTTGGCGTCGTCGACAGAAGATCACGGAGTATGCAACTGACGAGGTCCCGGAGGTCCACTCCGCGCACGACATCGAGTCAGCCGTCGTCGCGAAGTCCGTACTCGGGCGGGCGCTGCAGACGCTGACCGCGCGGCAGCGCGCGACGCTGTACTTCCGCTATTACGAAGACCTTTCGGAGGCCGAGACGGCTCGCCTCCTCGGGTGCTCAACGGGCACCGTCAAGAGTCAGTCGCACGCGGCGCTTGCCAAGCTCCGCGAAACCGCACCGCATCTGCTCACCGCCGAATCAGTCGAGGTAGCCGAATGA